A window of Longispora fulva contains these coding sequences:
- a CDS encoding acVLRF1 family peptidyl-tRNA hydrolase, giving the protein MASRPAVGGGRWVDVAPARLEKWIAGFGERHGGATADGLTLTGGDGETAEFHLTVGSAGSLPELVEAANAPYRIALILARRGGYAVGVAAGDRLTASKVDSKYVQSRTAAGGWSQQRFARRRANQARQVWDAAADTAVRVLVPALPVTALVCGGDRQAVDEILADPRLAALAAVRVDRFLEVADPRLAVLEQAVAQARSVRVLLSS; this is encoded by the coding sequence ATGGCGAGCAGACCGGCAGTGGGCGGCGGACGATGGGTGGACGTGGCCCCGGCGCGGCTGGAGAAGTGGATCGCCGGCTTCGGCGAGCGGCACGGCGGGGCGACGGCCGACGGGCTGACCCTGACCGGTGGGGACGGCGAGACCGCGGAGTTCCACCTGACCGTGGGCTCGGCGGGCAGCCTGCCGGAGCTGGTCGAGGCGGCCAACGCGCCCTACCGGATCGCGCTGATCCTGGCCCGGCGCGGCGGGTACGCGGTCGGCGTCGCCGCCGGGGACCGGTTGACCGCCTCGAAGGTGGACTCCAAGTACGTGCAGAGCCGCACAGCCGCCGGGGGCTGGTCCCAGCAGCGGTTCGCCCGCCGCCGCGCCAACCAGGCCCGGCAGGTCTGGGACGCGGCGGCGGACACGGCCGTCCGGGTGCTGGTGCCGGCGTTGCCGGTCACAGCCCTGGTGTGCGGCGGGGACCGCCAGGCCGTCGACGAGATTCTCGCCGACCCCCGGCTCGCCGCACTGGCCGCGGTGCGGGTCGACCGGTTTCTCGAGGTGGCCGACCCCCGACTCGCGGTGCTGGAGCAGGCCGTCGCGCAGGCCCGGTCCGTGCGGGTGCTGCTGAGTTCCTAG
- a CDS encoding AAA family ATPase, whose translation MQDVAAVLGRTEVLDRCRSRLDRGGGLLLHGPAGIGKTTLVDALAAEAGAAGLLVLRSTPSVAEADLPYLALADLFGGVMVAAGPVLPVPQRVALDTALLRRVPAPGSRVDPLAVRLAVVELLRYLTTRRGVLLVLDDVQWLDQASLDVLAFAARRLTGGRLRVLAAERTESGPTRTAVVPAPEEEVELGPLPEDVLADLLRARLDLRLVGPGLSRLCAASDGNPFYALELGRSLRRTGTQPWPDEPLPVPARLRSLVAARLGDLPPESGPPLLLVALTGRPERVPVSRTDPGVVAALEAGVLVFGAGGRLRFSHPLLSDLVQAEAAPADLRAAHARLAASADDPVERARHQALAVTSPSARLADDLSAAAVVAEDRGAPGTAAELAQLAAERTVADPVLAASRLVAAGWYAHRAGLADRTRALCGEILAGEVAPARVEARLLLMELCGGDMTGVRALLAAARADAGGDDRLTGWVHRYRAELAVRETGCESARGDLDVAERLAERCGDTELLLDTLTIRLSVEVTTDPEHAREVLDRGLRLAEGRELTRGSAMMRRYAALAIMRAGDLERAVDVVDRLRADVERAGMVTELFEVLQLSAVAYARQGRCGDAYTVGLLAGQLRMEVEPTAGRGLVHQGTAELFGGTVERAVELLDAAIDIQERIHDQEWLALGLLGRGRADILLDRLESAAGRLDRARTLLHKLGLTDPAQAVIDADLVETLALSGNPEQAAIVLAEARAEAVRLQRDTVLLGFTRADCVIEAVRGRQREAADRLRTALAGSGELPVDVARAWLTLGELEWRARRPGLARVALREAADRFAMVGCRPWHRYAVERLARRDAEGGPATETERRIIELVRAGATNREIAATLHLSVKAVEANLTRLYRRLGVRNRAGLARASS comes from the coding sequence ATGCAGGATGTCGCCGCCGTCCTCGGCCGTACGGAGGTCCTCGACAGGTGCCGCAGCCGGCTCGACCGGGGCGGTGGGCTGCTGCTGCACGGCCCCGCCGGCATCGGCAAGACCACCCTGGTCGACGCGCTGGCCGCCGAGGCCGGAGCAGCCGGGCTCCTGGTGCTGCGCAGTACCCCGTCGGTCGCCGAGGCCGACCTGCCCTACCTGGCGCTAGCCGACCTGTTCGGCGGGGTGATGGTCGCCGCGGGTCCCGTCCTGCCGGTGCCCCAGCGGGTCGCGCTGGACACCGCCCTGCTCCGCCGGGTGCCGGCCCCGGGGTCGCGGGTCGACCCCCTGGCGGTGCGGCTCGCGGTCGTGGAGCTGCTGCGGTATCTGACGACGCGGCGCGGGGTGCTCCTCGTCCTCGACGACGTGCAGTGGCTCGACCAGGCCAGCCTCGACGTGCTCGCGTTCGCCGCGCGCAGGCTCACGGGTGGCCGGCTGCGGGTCCTCGCCGCCGAGCGTACGGAGAGCGGGCCCACTAGGACCGCCGTCGTCCCGGCCCCGGAGGAGGAGGTCGAACTCGGTCCGCTGCCGGAGGACGTGCTCGCCGACCTGCTCCGGGCCCGGCTCGACCTGCGGCTCGTCGGCCCCGGGCTCAGCCGGCTGTGCGCGGCCAGCGACGGCAACCCGTTCTACGCCCTGGAGCTGGGCCGTTCCCTGCGCCGGACCGGCACCCAGCCGTGGCCGGACGAGCCGCTGCCGGTGCCGGCCCGGCTCCGGTCCCTGGTCGCGGCCCGACTCGGGGACCTGCCCCCGGAGTCCGGCCCGCCGCTGCTGCTCGTCGCGCTCACCGGCCGGCCCGAGCGGGTGCCCGTGTCGCGCACCGATCCCGGGGTCGTCGCCGCGCTGGAGGCCGGGGTGCTCGTCTTCGGCGCCGGCGGCCGGCTGCGGTTCAGCCACCCGCTGCTCAGCGACCTGGTGCAGGCCGAGGCCGCGCCGGCGGACCTGCGCGCGGCGCACGCCCGGCTCGCCGCCAGCGCCGACGACCCGGTGGAACGCGCCCGGCACCAGGCCCTGGCCGTGACCAGCCCCTCAGCGCGGCTCGCCGACGACCTGTCGGCCGCTGCCGTGGTCGCCGAGGACCGGGGCGCGCCCGGCACGGCGGCGGAGCTGGCCCAGCTCGCGGCGGAGCGCACGGTCGCCGACCCGGTGCTGGCGGCGTCCCGGCTGGTCGCCGCCGGCTGGTACGCGCACCGTGCCGGCCTCGCCGACCGGACCCGGGCGTTGTGTGGGGAGATCCTGGCCGGCGAGGTGGCTCCCGCGCGGGTCGAGGCCCGGCTGCTCCTGATGGAGCTGTGCGGCGGGGACATGACCGGGGTCCGCGCGCTCCTCGCCGCGGCCCGGGCGGACGCGGGCGGCGACGACCGGCTGACCGGTTGGGTGCACCGCTACCGGGCCGAGCTCGCCGTCCGTGAGACCGGCTGCGAGTCCGCCCGCGGGGACCTCGACGTCGCCGAGCGGCTGGCCGAACGCTGCGGGGACACCGAGCTGCTGCTCGACACGCTCACCATCCGGCTGTCCGTGGAGGTGACCACCGATCCGGAGCATGCCCGCGAGGTGCTCGACCGCGGCCTGCGGCTGGCCGAGGGGCGGGAGCTGACCCGCGGATCGGCGATGATGCGCCGGTATGCGGCGCTGGCCATCATGCGCGCCGGCGACCTGGAGCGCGCCGTGGACGTGGTGGATCGCCTGCGCGCCGACGTCGAGCGCGCGGGCATGGTCACCGAGCTGTTCGAGGTCCTGCAACTGTCGGCGGTCGCGTACGCCCGGCAGGGGCGGTGCGGGGACGCGTACACCGTCGGACTGCTCGCCGGCCAGCTCCGGATGGAGGTCGAGCCGACCGCCGGCCGGGGCCTCGTGCACCAGGGCACCGCAGAACTGTTCGGCGGCACGGTCGAACGGGCCGTCGAACTGCTGGACGCCGCGATCGACATCCAGGAACGCATCCACGACCAGGAATGGCTCGCTCTCGGCCTGCTCGGCAGGGGCCGCGCGGACATCCTGCTCGACCGGCTCGAGTCCGCCGCCGGCCGGCTGGACCGGGCCCGCACCCTGCTGCACAAGCTGGGCCTCACCGACCCGGCGCAGGCCGTGATCGACGCCGACCTGGTCGAGACCCTGGCGCTGTCGGGCAACCCGGAGCAGGCGGCGATCGTGCTCGCGGAGGCCCGCGCCGAGGCGGTCCGGTTGCAGCGGGACACCGTGCTCCTCGGCTTCACCCGGGCCGACTGCGTCATCGAGGCGGTCCGGGGCCGCCAGCGCGAGGCCGCCGACCGGCTGCGCACCGCCCTCGCCGGCTCCGGGGAGCTGCCGGTCGACGTGGCCCGCGCCTGGCTGACTCTCGGGGAGCTGGAGTGGCGGGCCCGGCGGCCGGGGCTGGCCCGGGTGGCGCTGCGGGAGGCCGCGGACCGGTTCGCGATGGTCGGGTGCCGGC